The following coding sequences lie in one Glycine soja cultivar W05 chromosome 16, ASM419377v2, whole genome shotgun sequence genomic window:
- the LOC114390852 gene encoding pentatricopeptide repeat-containing protein At3g62890-like has protein sequence MMRFYTTSAKPFHSDHYSRLVSLIDSCKSMQQIKQTHAQLITTALISHPVSANKLLKLAACASLSYAHKLFDQIPQPDLFIYNTMIKAHSLSPHSCHNSLIVFRSLTQDLGLFPNRYSFVFAFSACGNGLGVQEGEQVRIHAVKVGLENNVFVVNALIGMYGKWGLVGESQKVFQWAVDRDLYSWNTLIAAYVGSGNMSLAKELFDGMRERDVVSWSTIIAGYVQVGCFMEALDFFHEMLQIGPKPNEYTLVSALAACSNLVALDQGKWIHAYIGKGEIKMNERLLASIIDMYAKCGEIESASRVFFEHKVKQKVWPWNAMIGGFAMHGMPNEAINVFEQMKVEKISPNKVTFIALLNACSHGYMVEEGKLYFRLMVSDYAITPEIEHYGCMVDLLSRSGLLKEAEDMISSMPMAPDVAIWGALLNACRIYKDMERGYRIGRIIKGMDPNHIGCHVLLSNIYSTSGRWNEARILREKNEISRDRKKIPGCSSIELKGTFHQFLVGDQSHPQSMEIYSFLDEMTTKLKSAGYVPELGELLHDIDDEEDKETALSVHSEKLAIAFGLMNTANGTPIRIVKNLRVCGDCHQATKFISKVYNRVIIVRDRTRYHHFEDGICSCKDYW, from the exons ATGATGCGGTTCTACACAACCTCTGCAAAACCTTTTCATTCTGACCACTATAGTAGACTTGTCTCTTTGATTGACTCATGCAAATCAATGCAACAAATTAAGCAAACCCATGCGCAATTAATAACCACAGCTCTAATCTCACACCCTGTTTCAGCCAACAAGCTCCTCAAGCTTGCTGCTTGTGCTTCTCTTTCTTATGCCCACAAACTGTTTGATCAAATTCCTCAACCGGACTTGTTCATTTATAACACCATGATCAAAGCACATTCTTTGTCACCCCATTCCTGCCACAATTCCCTCATAGTGTTCCGCTCGCTAACTCAGGATTTGGGCCTTTTCCCAAATCGATATAGCTTTGTATTTGCTTTCAGTGCTTGTGGCAATGGGTTGGGCGTGCAGGAGGGAGAGCAGGTTCGCATTCATGCTGTGAAAGTTGGTTTGGAGAACAATGTGTTTGTTGTGAATGCCTTGATTGGTATGTATGGGAAGTGGGGACTTGTTGGGGAGAGCCAGAAGGTATTTCAATGGGCTGTGGATAGAGACCTGTATTCTTGGAACACCTTGATTGCTGCCTATGTTGGATCCGGTAACATGAGTCTAGCTAAGGAATTATTTGATGGAATGCGAGAAAGAGATGTTGTGTCATGGAGTACTATAATAGCTGGTTATGTTCAG GTTGGTTGTTTCATGGAGGCTTTGGATTTCTTCCACGAGATGTTGCAAATAGGTCCCAAGCCAAATGAATATACCCTTGTAAGTGCTCTTGCAGCCTGTTCAAATCTAGTCGCATTGGATCAAGGAAAGTGGATCCATGCTTACATTGGGAAGGGTGAGATTAAGATGAATGAGAGGCTTCTTGCTAGCATCATTGACATGTATGCAAAGTGCGGAGAGATAGAATCAGCATCAAGAGTTTTCTTTGAACAcaaggtaaagcaaaaagtTTGGCCCTGGAATGCCATGATTGGTGGGTTTGCGATGCATGGAATGCCCAACGAGGCCATAAATGTGTTTGAACAAATGAAGGTTGAAAAAATATCTCCTAATAAAGTCACATTCATTGCCTTATTGAATGCTTGTAGTCATGGCTATATGGTTGAGGAGGGGAAATTATATTTCAGATTGATGGTTAGTGATTATGCAATTACCCCAGAAATAGAGCATTATGGATGCATGGTAGATCTACTTAGTCGTTCTGGTCTCTTGAAAGAGGCTGAAGACATGATTTCAAGTATGCCTATGGCTCCAGATGTTGCAATCTGGGGAGCACTGTTGAATGCGTGTAGAATCTATAAAGATATGGAGCGAGGATATAGAATAGGCAGGATCATTAAAGGCATGGATCCTAACCATATAGGCTGTCATGTTCTATTGAGTAATATATATTCTACATCTGGGAGATGGAATGAAGCAAGAATTCTGAGAGAGAAGAATGAAATCAGTAGGGATAGAAAAAAGATTCCTGGTTGCAGCTCAATTGAATTGAAGGGAACGTTCCATCAATTCCTTGTTGGAGATCAATCCCATCCTCAAAGTATGGAGATTTATTCATTTTTGGATGAGATGACAACTAAGTTGAAGAGTGCTGGGTATGTTCCTGAGTTAGGGGAACTTTTGCATGATATTGATGATGAGGAAGATAAAGAGACTGCTCTGTCTGTACACAGTGAGAAATTGGCTATTGCTTTTGGATTGATGAACACAGCAAATGGAACTCCAATTCGCATTGTGAAGAATTTAAGAGTATGCGGGGATTGTCATCAGGCAACAAAATTCATCTCCAAGGTTTACAACAGAGTAATTATAGTTAGAGACAGAACAAGGTATCACCACTTTGAAGATGGAATCTGCTCTTGCAAAGACTATTGGTAG